A genomic window from Cutibacterium acnes includes:
- the glgB gene encoding 1,4-alpha-glucan branching protein GlgB, producing MAHDEFGGLTGWDLEGFHSGGDTEVWKRLGSHVVTIDDDERGPITGTRFAVWAPNAQAVEVISDFNWWTGDRMRLIPGSGVWGTFVEGVDEGTLYKFRIQDQWGTWHEKVDPMARYSEQAPQNASIVTETHYEWNDDEWIARREASRAHAEPMSVYEVHLGGWRHGLSYRELADQLVSYVTWQGYTHVEFMPLAEHPFAPSWGYQVTGYFSPTSRYGSPDDLRYLIDKLHQAGIGVIMDWVPGHFPKDDWALGRFDGTALYEHADPRQGEHKDWGTYIFNYGRNEVKSFLVSSALYWISEFHADGLRVDAVASMLYLDYSREEGQWVPNKYGGRENLEAIDFLRYVNSHLYSRHPGILMIAEESTSFPGVTKPVDDGGLGFGFKWNMGWMNDSLRYLELNPFHRQYHHGEMTFAMVYQYSENFILPISHDEVVHGKGSMITKIPGDDWQQFASLRAFYSYMWSFPGKQLVFMGQEFGQRHEFDESVSLEWFVADLWGHGGLKRLFRDLNKIYKENPALWQLDSDPRGFEWINADDAGNNLFSWLRRSDDGSTIACFTNFSPNPQTDYRIDLPMEGVWTEILNTDSLEYDGTGEFGNLGQIVAAPLPAPDRLRAVATVCVPPMGSVWLRHNPSATAALPGDPGVQ from the coding sequence ATGGCTCACGATGAGTTCGGAGGACTCACCGGTTGGGACCTCGAGGGGTTCCACTCTGGTGGGGACACGGAGGTGTGGAAGAGGCTCGGGTCCCATGTCGTCACTATCGACGACGATGAGCGCGGTCCCATCACCGGCACCCGCTTCGCTGTGTGGGCCCCAAATGCCCAGGCGGTTGAGGTCATCTCTGACTTCAACTGGTGGACTGGTGACCGTATGCGCCTCATCCCGGGGTCCGGAGTCTGGGGCACCTTCGTCGAAGGAGTCGACGAGGGAACCCTCTATAAGTTCCGCATTCAGGACCAGTGGGGTACCTGGCACGAAAAGGTTGACCCAATGGCCCGTTATTCAGAGCAAGCTCCTCAGAATGCTTCCATCGTCACCGAAACCCACTACGAATGGAATGACGATGAGTGGATCGCCCGCCGCGAGGCCTCCCGCGCTCACGCCGAACCGATGAGCGTCTACGAGGTCCATTTGGGCGGATGGCGTCACGGGCTGAGCTACCGAGAGTTGGCTGACCAGCTGGTGAGCTATGTCACTTGGCAGGGCTATACCCATGTGGAGTTCATGCCATTGGCTGAACACCCATTCGCTCCCTCCTGGGGATACCAGGTCACCGGGTACTTCTCTCCCACCAGCCGCTACGGATCTCCCGACGACCTGCGTTACCTCATCGATAAGCTACATCAGGCCGGCATCGGAGTCATCATGGATTGGGTTCCCGGCCACTTTCCCAAGGACGACTGGGCCCTGGGGCGCTTCGACGGCACCGCGCTTTACGAACACGCCGATCCACGCCAGGGCGAACACAAGGACTGGGGAACCTACATCTTCAACTACGGTCGTAACGAGGTGAAATCTTTCCTCGTCTCAAGCGCGCTGTACTGGATTAGCGAATTCCACGCCGACGGACTGCGCGTTGACGCCGTCGCCTCGATGCTCTACTTGGACTACTCTCGCGAAGAGGGCCAGTGGGTGCCCAACAAGTATGGCGGCCGGGAGAACCTAGAGGCCATTGACTTCTTGCGCTATGTCAACTCTCACTTGTATTCGCGCCACCCCGGCATCCTCATGATCGCTGAGGAGTCCACTAGTTTCCCCGGCGTCACCAAGCCGGTCGACGACGGTGGGCTGGGGTTCGGGTTCAAGTGGAATATGGGCTGGATGAACGACTCGCTGCGATATCTGGAGCTCAACCCATTCCACCGCCAGTACCACCATGGCGAGATGACCTTTGCCATGGTCTACCAATACTCAGAGAACTTCATCTTGCCGATTAGCCACGACGAGGTCGTGCATGGCAAGGGATCCATGATCACCAAGATTCCCGGTGACGACTGGCAACAGTTCGCGTCCCTGCGAGCCTTCTACTCCTACATGTGGTCTTTTCCCGGCAAACAGCTGGTGTTCATGGGTCAGGAATTTGGTCAGCGCCACGAGTTCGACGAGTCGGTAAGCCTTGAGTGGTTTGTCGCCGACCTGTGGGGACACGGCGGTCTCAAACGCCTCTTCCGCGACCTTAACAAGATTTACAAAGAAAACCCCGCATTGTGGCAGCTCGACAGCGATCCGCGCGGATTCGAGTGGATCAACGCCGACGATGCCGGTAACAACCTGTTCTCCTGGTTACGCCGTTCCGATGATGGATCGACGATTGCCTGCTTCACGAACTTCTCTCCCAATCCGCAGACCGACTATCGTATCGACCTACCGATGGAAGGGGTGTGGACCGAGATCCTCAACACCGATTCCCTGGAGTACGACGGCACCGGCGAGTTCGGCAATCTCGGCCAAATCGTAGCCGCCCCACTGCCAGCTCCCGATCGTCTCCGTGCGGTTGCCACAGTGTGCGTTCCGCCGATGGGATCGGTGTGGCTACGTCACAATCCGTCAGCAACCGCTGCCCTGCCCGGCGATCCGGGCGTGCAATGA